A section of the Opitutales bacterium genome encodes:
- the pyrR gene encoding bifunctional pyr operon transcriptional regulator/uracil phosphoribosyltransferase PyrR: MSLSRVRMTLPTGILADDIRIALDRIAEEIAQKHKQTEHLVLIGVANGGIAVADRLMSRLKPIFGGHINAGVVNITFHRDDIMLRPITAETMHTDIEADLDDARVVLVDDVLYSGRTIRAAINECFDQGRPERIELAVLIDRLDTKLPIHPDYVGFEYHTDEVCKLNVHLDEKDPIRDTISFIRK; the protein is encoded by the coding sequence ATGTCCCTTTCTCGTGTCCGCATGACTTTGCCCACTGGAATTCTTGCGGACGATATTCGGATCGCTCTTGACCGCATTGCTGAGGAGATCGCTCAAAAACATAAACAAACCGAGCACCTAGTTTTAATCGGTGTGGCCAACGGTGGCATCGCTGTCGCGGATCGTCTGATGTCGCGACTCAAGCCGATATTTGGGGGGCATATCAACGCCGGCGTCGTGAATATCACATTCCATCGGGACGATATCATGCTCCGGCCGATCACTGCGGAGACGATGCACACGGATATCGAGGCGGACTTAGACGATGCACGCGTCGTTTTAGTCGATGATGTCCTCTACTCGGGCCGCACAATCCGGGCGGCGATTAATGAGTGCTTCGATCAGGGGCGTCCAGAAAGGATTGAGCTAGCTGTTCTCATTGATCGTTTAGACACGAAATTGCCCATTCATCCTGATTATGTCGGCTTTGAGTATCACACGGATGAGGTTTGTAAGCTCAATGTGCATCTAGATGAGAAAGACCCGATCCGCGACACCATCAGCTTTATCAGAAAATGA